The genome window ATTCTGACAGGATATGAATACTATACCAGATATGCTGCGGGCTGAGAGCCAGCAATAAGCCTGTCAATACGGCAAGTTTGAGTCTGAAGATATCTCTCGCAATTAAATACAGTCCAACACACGTAATAGACCCTATCATTATAAAAAAGAGTCTTAAGGCAAGTATATTATCTCTACCAAAAACAGCTAATATCCCTGCGTGTATTAATGGAAACAAAGGAGGTCTGAAAGCACGGAATTCCCCTTCCAAATATCCTTTCCCATCTAGTAAGTTATCAACTATTGTTTGATATGCCATATCTCCGTATTCAAGATTATGTATGTCGACAAAAAACAAACCAATAAGCCTGAATAACAGGGCCGTTATGAAAATAAAAAGAACCGCTTTCCTCCTGGACTGCATGCAAATTAAACTGTTTAATCTTTCTTTCATATCTCCCCACCAATTTCAACCGTAAGTGTAATAGCTTTATTCACTAAAATCAAGGGAATTGGGAAAACCCAGAACTGTTAGTTTATTGTATTACAAGGTGGTTTAATGTTATTTTTTACATAAAATAAACTTTTTTCTTGACATTTATGTATTCTGATGTTAGTATTTCGCACATGAGTGAAATAATGACTATAAAAGAGCTGGCTGGTTACATTAAAATGAATGAGAGAACAGTCTATAAACTTGCTAATAATGCAAAGATCCCTGCTGTAAAACTTTCAAATCAGTGGCGTTTTAAGAGAAAAACAATAGATGAGTGGCTTGAAGCACAAATGTATGAAAATTGCCCTTATCCAAAAACAAAAATGTGAGGAGGTGAAGTAAATGTATAGATGTGAAATATGCAAAAATGAAGTGGACTCAGTGTATTTTAAAAACAACAAGGAAGTCTGTGAAAAATGCTACAGAGGACATAAAGTAGAAATAGACAAAGCAGAGATTAATTCCTCGCTTATAGAAGAGCATGCTGGGCAAACTGCTGTTGCAGTAAACTAAGGGGTTGGAATAGGATCTCGTTTATGCTGTGAACTTGATATCATACTCATTACTTTATTGAGCTTTCGTCTGTCTATGTCTTTGGTATTATTGCTTTCGATTGCCCTTAGAATATTGTCTGCTTCGTCATATAAAAGGCCCATTTCATCTTCATCAAATTGATCTGGCCACAGACCTGCAGAGGGTCTTCTTGCTATAACCTCTGGTGGAATGCCCAAGTCCTTAGCCAACTGCCTTACCTGAGTCTTAAGCAAATTACCCAGAGGAAGAACATCGGCTGCTCCATCTCCGTATTTTGTATAATAGCCAAGTTCTATTTCTGTCTTATTTCCACATCCACAGACCAGATATCCATAGTTAGCTGCATGGTAGTATAATGTAAGCATCCTTAGCCTTGGTTTCAGGTTTGCTCTGGCTATATTGTTTTCAGAAGCTGGT of bacterium contains these proteins:
- a CDS encoding glycosyltransferase family 39 protein, encoding MKERLNSLICMQSRRKAVLFIFITALLFRLIGLFFVDIHNLEYGDMAYQTIVDNLLDGKGYLEGEFRAFRPPLFPLIHAGILAVFGRDNILALRLFFIMIGSITCVGLYLIARDIFRLKLAVLTGLLLALSPQHIWYSIHILSECPYTLFLVFLVYFLLKAVQKSKLVFSYAAGILLGLSLLTRSILAGFLPFYLLWMLVVYKSKLSAIRHFAVLLIFALTTVPL
- a CDS encoding helix-turn-helix domain-containing protein; the protein is MSEIMTIKELAGYIKMNERTVYKLANNAKIPAVKLSNQWRFKRKTIDEWLEAQMYENCPYPKTKM
- the nadE gene encoding NAD(+) synthase translates to MDNNISVKIVSWLKEQVEKSGARGLVFGLSGGIDSACVGVLCQKAVKDNCLGLIMPCESHSNDEDMAFLIANKYSIPVKKISLDEPFEKLLDVLPASENNIARANLKPRLRMLTLYYHAANYGYLVCGCGNKTEIELGYYTKYGDGAADVLPLGNLLKTQVRQLAKDLGIPPEVIARRPSAGLWPDQFDEDEMGLLYDEADNILRAIESNNTKDIDRRKLNKVMSMISSSQHKRDPIPTP